A single genomic interval of Maledivibacter sp. harbors:
- a CDS encoding DUF503 domain-containing protein translates to MIIGSCEVELMIFEVNSLKEKRHVIKSIINRIQARFNVSVAEVDLNDIWRRGVIGFACVTTSTKHANQIINNVVKFIENDGRVEIVNCQFEII, encoded by the coding sequence ATGATTATTGGGAGCTGTGAAGTTGAATTAATGATTTTTGAAGTCAATTCATTAAAAGAGAAAAGACATGTAATCAAAAGTATAATAAATAGAATACAAGCTAGGTTCAATGTATCAGTAGCAGAAGTAGACTTGAACGACATATGGAGAAGAGGAGTAATTGGGTTTGCTTGTGTTACTACCTCAACAAAGCATGCTAATCAAATAATTAATAATGTAGTGAAATTTATTGAAAATGACGGAAGGGTTGAAATTGTCAATTGCCAATTTGAAATAATATAA